Within Mycobacterium botniense, the genomic segment ATCCCGCCGGTTACCAGATGGTGGTCGGAATGGCACATCCCGGCCGCCTCCATCTGGATTTTGACCTCGTGCTCGCGCGGGTCACCGATCTCAATTTCCTCGACCGACCACGGCTGGTTGAACTCCCAGATCAGCGCGCCCTTTGTCTTCACCGTGAACCTGCTTTCATCGGAGGTTTTGTACCGACAGCGTAGTGATGTGGGTCTCAGTGAGTATGCCCGGGTGGCGAGGTCGGCCGGGGAGGCGCTGCGCTACCACAACGGCACCGGGGCCTTGCCCAGCGGATAGTAGCCGGGCACCTTCTCGCCGGCGATGCTTCGTTCGATGCGCTTGTGCATGCCCGCCGACAGTTCACCCGCTTTGATCAAATCCGCGTAGAGCGCCGACACGTGACCGAAGTCGAAAAAATCGCGTTGCCAGCTCCATTTGCCGCCACCCGCGTACCGAAACCAGCTGCCACCGATCCCATACACCTCTCGTCCCGCACCCTCGGCAGCCCCTGCTGGTGGGGGGGCAACCTGTTTCCAGAAGCCGACTACTTCGCCTTGCCTGTCGTCGATGATCACTTTCTGGTAGGGGTAGCGCCAGCCCTGCAGGCCTTCCATCTCTTGACCGAGTGCAATATCGCGGATCTCGTCGATGCCGATGCACATGACGTCTTCTTTGGGCCCGATGTTCCAGCCGTAGGTCGCGTCGTCGGTATAGAAATCGGCGAGAATGCGCCAGTCCCCGCGCCGCTCCGCTTCGCGGTTGGCCTCCAGCCAGCGCCCGACGACGTCTTCGAGTTCTTCGCGGGGGAATCCTGCCACGGCTAGTCTCCTGTCTCCTGGATGGACAGCGCCTGGGTGGGACAGGCCCACACGGCCTGTTCGATCTGTTTGCGAGCCTCGTCAGGGGGCTCGTCGTCGAGAATCTCGACCTGACCGCGTTTGGGCACCCGAAAGTAATCGGGCGCTTCCAATTCGCACATTGCGTGTCCCTGGCACAGATCCAGATCCGCTTTCACTCTGTACCCCACAGTCAGCTCCTTCTCCGACGGCGGTAGCGCACCCGGGCCGGCTGGACGAGCTGCACCACCATCTTCGAGTGGTCGTTGCGGTAGGTCTCCGAAGGCTGTGCCATCTCGAACTCGTATTCCCGCAGCAACACCGAAAAGATCGCTTTGATCTGCATGGTCGCGAACGCGGCCCCCACGCAGCGATGCCGGCCGGCGCCGAACGGGATCCAGGTCCAGCGATTGAGCAGATCCTCCTGACGCGGCTCCTCGTAGCGCTCCGGCACAAACTCGTCAGGATCGGGGAAGTCTTCCGGGATCCGGTTGGAAACTGCCGGTGAGACCGCCACCAGGTCACCGGAGTGGATCGGATACCCTTTGACCACAAATTCGCCCTTGGCCACCCGCATCAGGATGATCAGCGGCGGATGCAGCCGCAGTGTTTCTTTGAGCACATTGTCCAGCCGTGGGATCTGGCGCAGGGCATGGAAACTCACCGGCTGACCGTCGGCATAGAGCTCATCGAGTTCTGCGATTACCCCGGCGTAGACATCAGGGTGCCGCATCAACTCGATCAGCGTCCAGGATGCGGTGCCGGAGCTGGTGTGATGCCCGGCGAACATCATCGAGATGAACGTCCCGGTAATCTCGTCGGCGGAAAACCGGGGGCTGCCGTCATCGTTTTTAACGGTGATCAAGACGTCGAGCATGTCGCGGTCGCTTTTGTCCGCCGGTGGGTTGGCCATGCGGCTGGTCATAATGTCCTGGACCAGCACCACCAATGCTTTGCGGGCTTCGTCGCGTCGGCGGAAGCTCTCGATCGGCAGGTAGGGGTCGACGTAGCACAAGGGGTCAGTGCCGCGCTCCAGTTCGTGATAGAGGTGAGCGAACCGCGAATCAAGCTGCTCGCGGAACTTGGTGCCGATCAGGCAGGCTGTCGATGTGTAAATGGTCAACTCGGCGAAGAAGTCCAGCAGATCGATCTCACCGCTTTCCCCCCAGCCCGCGATCATCCGGCGGACCTCGCGCTCGATGGTGGTCGCGTGGCCTTTCATCTGCTCGCCGCGCAGCGCGGAGTTGTGCAGCATCTCTTTGCGCCGCTCCGGGCTGGCGTCAAACACGACGCCTTTACCGAAGATCGGTGTCATGAATGGGTAGGCCTCGGCCTGGTCGAGCTCATCGTCGGCGGCCCGGAAGAAGAACTCATTGGCTTCCGCTCCCGAGAGCATGACAACGTCTTTACCCGCTAATTGAAAGACCCCGACATCACCGCACTCCTGGCGGACTCGTTTCATCAACCCGATCGGATCGGTGCGAAACTCCTCAAGATGGCCGTGTTCCTCGCTGCCACCCGAGACCCGTGGTACGGCAACAACACTCATATCTTCGGCATCCCCTCTCCACGCCGGCCTGATCGCTCAGCTTCGCCGCCGGCCGTTTGACCCCACGTCGCCGACGCATCCAGCTTCAGTTCGTGGCGCTCCGGCGGCGCGTCCGTCAGCGGCGCCTCCGGCTGGATCTCCATGTTGACCACGAACGAGCCCCGCGGCGTTTCAGCAACGAACGCGATAGCCCGCGCGATGTCACTGGGACGCAGAAAGTAGTTGTGGCGGGCCTGACCCCACTTCGCCCAGTCTTCGAGCATCGGACCCACCTGTTCGGCGGAAAGCTGCCAGCCCATACCGGTCAGTGTCGGCCCGGGATGCACGATCGACGCGCGGACGCCGGTGCCCTCTAGCTCCATCTGCAAATTGGTGACCATGGCGATCAGGCCTGCTTTGGCGGCGCCGTAGGCTCCCATGTGCGGTCGTTGGCGCAGCGCGACATCGGAGCCGACGAAGATGACGTCACCGCGGCGCCGCGCCACCATGTCCGGCAGCACTGCGGTGGCCAGCCGGTTGGCGCCGACCAAATGGATGTGAATCTGTTCGGTGAAGGCCTCGGTGCTGATTTCGTGCAGCCGCCCAGGCAACATGTCACCAGCTCCCGACACCAGCACCTCGATCTCACCGAGCGCATCAATGGACTGTGCCACAAAGGATTTCACGGAGTCCGCATCAGTGACGTCGAGCGGGAACGCCACCGCCTCGCCCCCGCCCGCGCGGATCTCGGCAACCAGTTCGTTGAGCTTGTCGATGCGCCGGGCACCCAGTGCGACGGGGAAGCCCCGGCCGGCGAGTTCAATGGCCGTCGCCGCGCCAATGCCTGACGACGCACCTGCGACGATGGTGGGACGGCGGGCCGGATGAGGTTCGAAGCGCGGCATTTACGCAAGCTCCACGGTGATCGGCAGGCACGCGAACCCACGCACATTGCTGGAGTGGACACGCACGGCGTTGGGCTCGTCCACCTGATAGTCACGGATCCGATCCAAGAATTCTTCCAGCGCGACCCTGGCCTCCATCCGAGCCAGGTGCGCCCCCAAGCAGAAATGTGCGCCGCTGCCGAAACTTACTAGTTTCGAACCGATCTCGCGCCCGACACGGTACTCGTCAGGGTTGTCGAACACTCGGTCATCGCGGTTGGCCGAGCCCGGCAGCAGCAACAACACATCGCCTTTGGGGACAGTGGTGTCATAAATCGTGAGATCCTGGGCGACGGTGCGGGCCAGAATCTGGCTGGAGGTGTCGTAACGCAGGGTTTCCTCCACCCACAGCGGGATCCGGGAGTGATCGGCGAACACCGTGGCCAGCTGATCGGGGTTGCGCGCAGCCCAAAAGACGGCATTGCCCAGCAGTTTGGTGGTGGTCTCGTTGCCGGCGACGACCATGAGGAAAAGAAACGCCACCACCTCCTGGTCGCTGAGCCGGTCGCCATCGAGTTCGGCCTGCAGTAGTGCCGAGGTCAAGTTGTCGGCGGGGTTTTGGCGGAACTCGTTGATCAGGTCGAAGTAGTAGACCATGAGCTCGGCCGACGCCTGGACCGCCGACTCGGGTACATCGGCGACCCCGTCGTCGCGATGCAGCACACCATCTGCCAGCGCGCGGATGCGGGGCCGGTCGGCTTGCGGGACGCCCATGAGTTCGGAGATCACATCCATCGGCAGCTTGCCGGCGAATTCGGCGATGAAGTCGAAGCTTCCCGATCCGTCCGCCTGCAGCGCGTCGTCCAGGTGGGCACGGGCCAGCTCGCGCACCCGCGGTTCGAGTTCACGAATCCGCCGTGGTGTGAAGCCTTTGGAGACCAGGGTGCGCAGGCGCAAATGGCCGGGGTCATCCATGGCCAGAAACGACATCACCTTGTGGGCATCAGGATTACGGGAAACGGGATCCAGCGAAACGCCATAGGCGTTGGACAGCGCAGTGCTGTTGCGAAAGCCCTGTAGCACGTCCTGATGCCGTGACAGTGCCCAGAAGTTGAGCTCATCGTTACGGTACAGCGGAGCCTCGTCCCGCAGCCGCCGGTAGTACGGGTACGGATCCTCGTGGAACTGGTAGTCGTAGGGGTCAAGCACGAGTTCGTCAGGGCGGTCACCCACGTGGATGTTCATTGGTCTGCTCCGGCCGGGTGCCTTGTTTCTCGGGGGCGCTCGGGGCCGTCGGGCAGGATCAGTCCCACCACGTAGGCCAGCCGGTCGGCGATCTGGTGATAGGTGAAAGCGCCGCTGCCGGCCTGGACCAGAGCACCGAAAAAGGCCATCTCCAGGGCGAACACCGTGCGCGGGTCGGCATCGGGTCCAATCGCCGAGGTGATGCGCCGATGGATCTCCGCACCGATCCGGTCGCGGACGCTGCGCACCGCAGGATCAGCGCCGCCGCCAAGGAGTGCCGTTGTGCACGCGGCGGCCACCTCGGGCTCGTCGGCGACCACCAGCGCCAGGTGCCGCAGCGCCTTGTCCACCCGGGCCGGCATGGGATCGTTCACATCGGTGAAGTACGGGACTTGCCGGACCAAATCCAGGTAGATCTCGGCAATGAGGTGGTTCTTCGACGAGAAATAGGTGTATGCGGTCGCCGGGGCCACTTTGGCGCGGGCGGCAACCGCACGCACGGTCAAGTCGGTATAGGACGTCTCCCGCAGAGTCTGCAAACCCGCTGTCAGCACTTTGCGGAAGGTCTCTTCCTGCCGGCGGTTGCGAGGAATGTCGCCAGACTTGTCACCGGCCTCAGATGTGATCACAACCGCAGCTTCGCTGGACACATGTCCAGATTATCGGATGCGCGTGGAGCGAATCAAGTGCTGCCGATGAAAATCCTAGTGAACAGGCGATTCTCTGCTCCTGGGGATAGCCACGAAGGTCGGCTCTTGCACCGCCGATGGTCGGAGAGCTATGGTTCGACAGAATGAATTCGGACAAGTGTCTACTCTATCGCGCAGGGTAGAGGCGGGAGCGGGAAATGGCGTTACTGGCCGATGGCACAAGTGCACTGCTGATCGACGGCAAACTGGTGCCCGGCAGCTCGGGCACGTTCCCGACTCTTAATCCGGCCACTGAGGACGTGCTCGGGACGGCTGCAGATGCCGACGCCGAAGACATGGGCCGGGCGATCGAAGCCGCTCGGCGTGCCTTCGACGAGACCGACTGGTCGCGTAACACGGCGTTGCGGGTGCGCTGTGTACGCCAGTTGCGTGCGGCGCTGCGCGAGCACGTCGAGGAGCTCCGCGAGATCACCATCGCCGAGGTGGGCGCACCGCGGATGCTGACGGCGACTGCCCAGCTCGAAGGACCCATCGAGGACCTGGGGTTCTCCGCGGACACGGCCGAGTCCTACCAGTGGAATCAGGATCTCGGCCAGGCTGCCCCGATGGGCATTCCCACCCGGCGCACCATTGCGCGCGAGGCCGTCGGTGTGGTCGGAGCGATCACCCCGTGGAATTTCCCGCATCAGATCAACCTCGCCAAGCTTGGTCCGGCGCTGGCTGCGGGTAACACCGTCGTGTTGAAACCCGCGCCTGACACCCCGTGGTGCGCGGCGGCGCTCGGCGAGCTCATCGCCGGGCACACTGATTTTCCACCCGGTGTCGTCAACATTGTCACCTCCAGCGACCACAGCCTGGGGTCGCTGTTGGCCAAAGATCCACGGGTGGACATGGTTTCGTTTACCGGTTCGACGGCCACCGGCCGCAGCGTGATGACCGACGCCGCCGCCACCATCAAGAAAGTGTTCCTGGAACTGGGTGGCAAGTCCGCGTTCGTCGTGCTTGACGACGCTGACCTGGCTAGTGCGTGCTCGGTGTCGGCGTTCTCGGTATGTATGCATGCCGGTCAGGGGTGTGCGATCACCACTCGGCTGCTGGTGCCGCGGGCCCGCTACGACGAGGCTGTTGCTACGGCCGCGGCGACCATGTCGTCGATCAAGCCCGGCGATCCGTCCGACCCCGGCACGGTGTGCGGGCCGCTGATCTCGGCGCGTCAACGCGACCGGGTACAGGGCTACCTCGATCTCGCCGTCGCCGAGGGCGGAACGTTCGCCTGTGGCGGTGGCCGGCCCGCGGACAAGGCGGTCGGCTTTTTCATCGAGCCCACTGTGATCGCCGGCCTGACCAACGAGGCTCGGGTTGCCCGGGAGGAGATTTTCGGCCCGGTGCTGACTGTGATCGCGCATGATGGCGACGACGACGCGGTGCGCATCGCCAACGACTCGCCCTACGGGCTTTCCGGCACCGTGATGAGCTCCGACCCCGACCGCGCCGCCAGCGTGGCGGCGCGATTGCGGGTGGGCACTGTCGCCGTCAACGGCGGAGTGTGGTACTCGGCGGACGCACCGTTCGGCGGCTACAAGCAGTCCGGTATCGGCCGCGAGATGGGTCTGGCCGGATTCGAAGAGTACCTGGAGACGAAACTGATTGCGACAGGAGTCCAATGATCGCGCGGAGTCGGAATTGCGTCGCGGGCGCGAACAGGGGCGCCCTAACCGGCCACTGAGCAGAGAGGAAAGCATGCGATTCGCAAACAAAGTGGCCATTGTCACCGGTGCGGCCCAGGGCATCGGGTTGGTCTACGCACAGGCGCTCGCTCGTGAAGGCGCGTCGGTCGTGGTCGCCGACATCAACGCCGACGCCGCCGAGGGGGCCGCTAAGCAGATCGTCGCCGACGGTGGCACGGCGATCCATACCCCGGTCGACGTGTCCGACCCGGATTCGGCCACGGCGATGGTCGATCGCACCGTTGCCGAGTTCGGCGGCGTCGACTACCTGGTCAACAACGCCGCGATCTACGGCGCGATGAAACTCGACCTACTGCTGACGGTGCCGTTCGACTACTACAAGAAGTTCATGAGCGTCAACCTCGATGGGGCACTGGTGTGCACGCGAGCGGTGTACCGGCAGATGGCCCGGCGGGGCGGTGGTGCGATCGTCAACCAGTCGTCGACGGCAGCGTGGCTGTACTCCAACTACTACGGCCTGGCCAAAGTCGGTATCAATGGGCTGACCCAACAGCTGTCCCGTGAACTCGGCGGGATGAATATCAGGATCAACGCTATCGCGCCCGGCCCGATCGACACCGAAGCCACCAGGACCGTCACCCCGGGCGAGATCGTCAAGGACATGGTCAAGCAGATCCCGTTGTCGCGCAT encodes:
- a CDS encoding nuclear transport factor 2 family protein, with the translated sequence MAGFPREELEDVVGRWLEANREAERRGDWRILADFYTDDATYGWNIGPKEDVMCIGIDEIRDIALGQEMEGLQGWRYPYQKVIIDDRQGEVVGFWKQVAPPPAGAAEGAGREVYGIGGSWFRYAGGGKWSWQRDFFDFGHVSALYADLIKAGELSAGMHKRIERSIAGEKVPGYYPLGKAPVPLW
- a CDS encoding ferredoxin — translated: MGYRVKADLDLCQGHAMCELEAPDYFRVPKRGQVEILDDEPPDEARKQIEQAVWACPTQALSIQETGD
- a CDS encoding cytochrome P450 — protein: MSVVAVPRVSGGSEEHGHLEEFRTDPIGLMKRVRQECGDVGVFQLAGKDVVMLSGAEANEFFFRAADDELDQAEAYPFMTPIFGKGVVFDASPERRKEMLHNSALRGEQMKGHATTIEREVRRMIAGWGESGEIDLLDFFAELTIYTSTACLIGTKFREQLDSRFAHLYHELERGTDPLCYVDPYLPIESFRRRDEARKALVVLVQDIMTSRMANPPADKSDRDMLDVLITVKNDDGSPRFSADEITGTFISMMFAGHHTSSGTASWTLIELMRHPDVYAGVIAELDELYADGQPVSFHALRQIPRLDNVLKETLRLHPPLIILMRVAKGEFVVKGYPIHSGDLVAVSPAVSNRIPEDFPDPDEFVPERYEEPRQEDLLNRWTWIPFGAGRHRCVGAAFATMQIKAIFSVLLREYEFEMAQPSETYRNDHSKMVVQLVQPARVRYRRRRRS
- a CDS encoding cytochrome P450 — translated: MNIHVGDRPDELVLDPYDYQFHEDPYPYYRRLRDEAPLYRNDELNFWALSRHQDVLQGFRNSTALSNAYGVSLDPVSRNPDAHKVMSFLAMDDPGHLRLRTLVSKGFTPRRIRELEPRVRELARAHLDDALQADGSGSFDFIAEFAGKLPMDVISELMGVPQADRPRIRALADGVLHRDDGVADVPESAVQASAELMVYYFDLINEFRQNPADNLTSALLQAELDGDRLSDQEVVAFLFLMVVAGNETTTKLLGNAVFWAARNPDQLATVFADHSRIPLWVEETLRYDTSSQILARTVAQDLTIYDTTVPKGDVLLLLPGSANRDDRVFDNPDEYRVGREIGSKLVSFGSGAHFCLGAHLARMEARVALEEFLDRIRDYQVDEPNAVRVHSSNVRGFACLPITVELA
- a CDS encoding TetR family transcriptional regulator, whose translation is MSSEAAVVITSEAGDKSGDIPRNRRQEETFRKVLTAGLQTLRETSYTDLTVRAVAARAKVAPATAYTYFSSKNHLIAEIYLDLVRQVPYFTDVNDPMPARVDKALRHLALVVADEPEVAAACTTALLGGGADPAVRSVRDRIGAEIHRRITSAIGPDADPRTVFALEMAFFGALVQAGSGAFTYHQIADRLAYVVGLILPDGPERPRETRHPAGADQ
- a CDS encoding aldehyde dehydrogenase, which produces MALLADGTSALLIDGKLVPGSSGTFPTLNPATEDVLGTAADADAEDMGRAIEAARRAFDETDWSRNTALRVRCVRQLRAALREHVEELREITIAEVGAPRMLTATAQLEGPIEDLGFSADTAESYQWNQDLGQAAPMGIPTRRTIAREAVGVVGAITPWNFPHQINLAKLGPALAAGNTVVLKPAPDTPWCAAALGELIAGHTDFPPGVVNIVTSSDHSLGSLLAKDPRVDMVSFTGSTATGRSVMTDAAATIKKVFLELGGKSAFVVLDDADLASACSVSAFSVCMHAGQGCAITTRLLVPRARYDEAVATAAATMSSIKPGDPSDPGTVCGPLISARQRDRVQGYLDLAVAEGGTFACGGGRPADKAVGFFIEPTVIAGLTNEARVAREEIFGPVLTVIAHDGDDDAVRIANDSPYGLSGTVMSSDPDRAASVAARLRVGTVAVNGGVWYSADAPFGGYKQSGIGREMGLAGFEEYLETKLIATGVQ
- a CDS encoding SDR family oxidoreductase; this translates as MRFANKVAIVTGAAQGIGLVYAQALAREGASVVVADINADAAEGAAKQIVADGGTAIHTPVDVSDPDSATAMVDRTVAEFGGVDYLVNNAAIYGAMKLDLLLTVPFDYYKKFMSVNLDGALVCTRAVYRQMARRGGGAIVNQSSTAAWLYSNYYGLAKVGINGLTQQLSRELGGMNIRINAIAPGPIDTEATRTVTPGEIVKDMVKQIPLSRMGTPEDLVGLCLFLLSDSASWITGQIFNVDGGQIIRS